A window from Chitinophaga filiformis encodes these proteins:
- a CDS encoding S1 RNA-binding domain-containing protein — MYKVGEYNLLRVKKESEFGLFLDGGEQEILMPKRFVPKDAKKGDELRVFIYHDSENRLTATSQEPYGIVGDIVNLKATGVTEQGAFLDWGLMKDLFVPASKQISKMHPGQDYLVKIYLDELTGRVAATEKIDPYLSNENLTVKELDVVDMIVYRRSEIGFVVIINNKHTGILHYSEVFGPVDIGDKLKGFIKSIKGDKIDVVTGKPGYDRVESEADKILRLLKENDGYLPYHDKSAPEEIYDFFSMSKKTFKMTTGALYKQRKIIFTQTGIKLIDED; from the coding sequence ATGTATAAAGTCGGCGAATACAACCTGTTACGGGTTAAGAAAGAGAGTGAGTTTGGTCTGTTCCTGGACGGGGGTGAACAGGAGATCCTGATGCCTAAACGCTTCGTGCCGAAAGATGCAAAAAAAGGAGATGAACTGAGAGTATTCATCTATCATGATTCAGAGAACAGGCTGACAGCCACCAGCCAGGAGCCATATGGTATAGTGGGAGATATCGTGAACCTGAAGGCAACAGGCGTGACAGAACAGGGCGCCTTCCTGGACTGGGGACTGATGAAAGACCTGTTTGTACCAGCCTCCAAGCAGATCAGCAAAATGCACCCGGGACAGGATTACCTGGTAAAGATCTACCTGGATGAATTGACCGGCAGGGTAGCGGCAACAGAGAAAATAGATCCTTATCTGAGCAATGAAAACCTGACAGTAAAAGAGCTGGATGTTGTGGATATGATCGTATACCGCCGCTCCGAGATAGGCTTTGTAGTGATCATTAATAATAAACATACAGGTATCCTGCACTATAGTGAAGTATTTGGCCCCGTGGATATTGGCGATAAACTCAAAGGCTTCATCAAATCCATCAAAGGCGATAAAATAGACGTGGTGACCGGCAAGCCCGGTTATGACAGGGTCGAGAGTGAAGCAGATAAGATACTGCGCCTGCTGAAGGAAAACGATGGCTACCTGCCTTACCACGATAAGTCAGCTCCGGAGGAGATCTACGATTTCTTCAGTATGAGTAAGAAGACCTTTAAAATGACCACCGGCGCGCTATATAAACAACGTAAGATCATCTTTACGCAGACAGGCATCAAACTGATTGATGAAGATTAA
- a CDS encoding GNAT family N-acetyltransferase, whose translation MLVCETSRLIVRRFTIDDAPFIVRLLNTDIWLSYIGDRNVRGLDDARNYLVNGPLASYDRYGFGLYLVALKDEHTPVGMTGLIKRNGLEEVDIGFAFLPEYTGKGYAFEAASAVKHYALTTLQLPRVAAITTEKNEHAITLLKKIGLHHEKMVQLPGSSTEFMYFIN comes from the coding sequence ATGCTTGTCTGTGAAACATCCAGGTTAATTGTTCGCCGCTTTACCATTGACGACGCGCCTTTTATTGTCCGCTTGCTAAACACTGACATCTGGCTGTCGTATATCGGCGACAGGAATGTCAGGGGATTAGATGACGCGCGCAACTACCTGGTGAATGGCCCGCTGGCAAGTTATGACCGTTATGGATTTGGCTTGTATCTCGTAGCGCTGAAAGACGAGCATACGCCTGTAGGTATGACGGGGCTGATCAAAAGGAACGGGCTGGAAGAAGTAGATATAGGTTTTGCCTTCCTGCCTGAATATACAGGCAAGGGCTACGCTTTCGAGGCAGCCAGCGCCGTAAAGCATTACGCTTTAACAACCCTGCAACTGCCCCGCGTAGCAGCTATTACAACAGAGAAAAATGAACATGCTATCACCCTTCTTAAGAAGATAGGCCTGCATCATGAAAAGATGGTACAGTTGCCGGGGAGCAGCACGGAATTTATGTATTTCATTAACTGA
- a CDS encoding YdeI/OmpD-associated family protein, whose product MVKYTATMLKFEKQGEKTGWTYIVIPEDIAQQLKPGNRKSFRVKGKLDKHAIEAVAVMPMGDGSFILPVNADMRRAIAKRAGAQLVVQIEEDDNPEPVSSPELMECLEDEPEALAFFNSLAKGHRNYFMKWIESAKTEPTKAKRIAQAVTALARKQDYPTMMRANKGK is encoded by the coding sequence ATGGTTAAGTATACTGCCACCATGTTGAAATTCGAGAAGCAGGGCGAAAAGACCGGATGGACATACATTGTTATTCCGGAAGATATTGCGCAGCAACTGAAGCCAGGGAACAGGAAGTCATTCCGGGTAAAGGGAAAGCTGGATAAGCATGCCATTGAGGCCGTTGCCGTGATGCCGATGGGCGACGGTTCCTTTATTCTGCCAGTGAATGCAGACATGCGCAGAGCTATCGCCAAAAGGGCCGGAGCACAGCTGGTAGTACAGATCGAAGAAGATGATAACCCCGAGCCTGTTTCTTCGCCCGAGCTGATGGAATGTTTGGAAGATGAGCCGGAGGCGCTGGCCTTCTTTAACAGCCTTGCAAAAGGGCACAGGAACTATTTCATGAAGTGGATCGAAAGTGCCAAAACCGAGCCTACGAAGGCCAAACGCATTGCACAGGCGGTCACTGCGCTGGCAAGGAAACAGGATTACCCCACCATGATGAGAGCGAACAAGGGAAAGTAA